In Arachis stenosperma cultivar V10309 chromosome 1, arast.V10309.gnm1.PFL2, whole genome shotgun sequence, one DNA window encodes the following:
- the LOC130963421 gene encoding dual specificity protein kinase YAK1 homolog isoform X2, with amino-acid sequence MDEARPRNNETAASSSSPSASRLPVSSGWRPSRAVFAPYGPPQGEEATAQRPQRLRVAVTVRKPLVARLTKEIVETYQTCNPKFKYSEDLNPKRFLTSPSIGVLNDGYDNVNSDLILTVNFVLVHVEKNKRYIVKDLLGHGTFGQVAKCWDSDTNSFVAVKIIKNQPAYYQQALVEVTILTTLNKKYDPEDKHHIVRIYDYFVYQRHLCICFELLDTNLYELIKMNHFRGLSLSIVQLFSKQILCGLALLKDAGIIHCDLKPENILLCTSTVKPAEIKIIDFGSACMENRTVYSYIQSRYYRSPEVLLGYQYTTAIDMWSFGCIVAELFLGLPLFPGASEFDLLRRMIEILGGQPPDYVLREAKNTTKFFKCIGSLQSIEISEGSKNGRSVYQALTEEEYEVRELKKPTVGKEYFNHMNLEAIVTNYPYRKNLPKEDIVKESQIRLALIDFLRGLVEFDPAKRWSPFQASKHPFVTGEPFTQPYQPPPETPRVPVVQTVKVDNHPGGGHWFAAGLSPNVPGKNRASIYSNAHFQMMQYPPSNSYGSVGSHGSYNESIGLGSSYGSYGDNSNMFSYYSPVGPSGMNMHNQGGMAMLGNSPDARRRVKYQPGSGLGISPSAGNFTPMPLGASPSQFTPPSSYGQVGSPGHYGPTSPARGTTHGSPLGKTPAVSQFNRRKNWGYSGSPQPQETVFSSHWQGQGPDNSSLPEGTSQALGSSPSYVQSNMNPGTWKQRGSGGISSNLAVQSTELAHDNADSGMPDPGDWDPNYSDELLLQDDGADESSLTNDFSRSMSLGSTEPWVGLGRLNHGTSTSSPMIVQRFCLTC; translated from the exons ATGGATGAGGCTAGGCCTCGGAATAATGAAACTGCTGCATCATCATCATCGCCTTCAGCTTCGCGGTTGCCGGTGTCTTCCGGATGGCGTCCGAGCCGGGCTGTGTTTGCTCCTTATGGGCCACCACAGGGTGAAGAAGCCACAGCTCAAAGGCCACAGAGATTGAGAGTGGCAGTGACAGTGAGGAAGCCT TTGGTGGCAAGATTGACCAAGGAAATAGTTGAAACATATCAAACATGCAATCCAAAGTTTAAATATTCTGAAGATCTAAATCCAAAAAGATTTTTGACCAGTCCATCAATTGGAGTGCTTAATGATGGCTATGATAATGTAAACTCGGATCTTATTCTGACAGTGAATTTTGTCTTGGTCCATgtagagaaaaataaaag ATATATTGTCAAAGATCTTCTTGGCCATGGGACATTTGGTCAAGTGGCGAAGTGCTGGGATTCAGATACCAACAGTTTTGTTGCTGTGAAGATCATTAAAAATCAACCTGCATACTATCAACAGGCACTGGTTGAAGTAACTATATTAACGACG TTAAATAAGAAGTATGATCCTGAGGATAAGCATCATATTGTTCGTATATATGATTATTTTGTGTATCAACGGCATTTGTGCATATGCTTTGAACTACTGGACACAAACTT GTATGAGCTTATCAAGATGAATCATTTTAGAGGATTATCACTTAGCATTGTTCAGCTATTCTCTAAGCAG attttatgtGGACTGGCTCTATTAAAGGATGCTGGCATTATTCATTGTGATCTGAAGCCAGAAAACATTCTTTTATGTACAAG CACTGTGAAGCCAGCAGAAATCAAAATTATTGACTTTGGATCAGCATGCATGGAAAACCGCACTGTTTACTCCTATATTCAG AGTCGATATTACAGATCCCCTGAGGTTCTTCTTGGATATCA GTACACAACAGCTATTGATATGTGGTCCTTTGGGTGCATAGTGGCTGAATTGTTTCTTGGATTACCATTATTTCCCGGGGCTTCAGAATTTGATCTTTTGAGGCGGATGATTGAAATACTTGG AGGACAGCCACCTGATTATGTATTGAGGGAGGCAAAAAACACAACTAAATTCTTCAAGTGTATTGGAAGTCTCCAGAGCATAGAGATTAGTGAGGGTTCCAAAAATGGAAGAAGTGTTTATCAAGCATTGACGGAGGAAGAGTATGAAGTT AGAGAATTGAAGAAGCCAACCGTTGGAAAGGAGTATTTTAATCATATGAACCTTGAAGCAATTGTTACAAACTATCCCTATAGGAAAAACCTGCCCAAGGAAGATATTGTCAAAG AAAGTCAAATAAGATTGGCTCTTATTGATTTTTTGAGAGGACTTGTTGAGTTCGATCCTGCGAAACGATGGTCACCTTTCCAG GCCTCAAAACACCCTTTTGTAACTGGAGAGCCTTTTACACAACCTTATCAGCCTCCCCCAGAGACTCCTCGTGTG cCGGTTGTTCAAACTGTCAAGGTGGATAATCATCCAGGTGGAGGGCACTGGTTTGCTGCTGGCCTATCACCTAAT GTTCCAGGAAAAAATAGAGCTTCGATCTATAGCAACGCACATTTTCAGATGATGCAGTATCCTCCTTCTAATAGTTATGGTAGCGTAGGAAGCCATGGGAGCTATAATGAGAGCATTGGGCTTGGTAGCAGCTATGGAAGTTATGGAGACAATAGTAACATGTTTTCTTACTATTCACCGGTTGGTCCATCTGGTATGAACATGCATAACCAAGGTGGTATGGCAATGCTTGGAAATAGTCCTGATGCTCGGAGGAGAGTTAAGTATCAACCCGGGAGTGGGCTCGGTATAAGCCCTTCAGCAGGAAATTTTACCCCCATGCCTCTTGGTGCCAGCCCCTCTCAGTTCACTCCACCTAGTTCCTATGGTCAAGTTGGTTCTCCCGGACACTATGGACCTACATCTCCAGCGAGAGGAACCACTCATGGATCACCTTTGGGGAAGACACCTGCAGTTAGCCAATTTAATCGACGGAAAAACTGGGGATATTCGGGAAGTCCTCAACCTCAAGAAACAGTATTTTCTTCACATTGGCAAGGACAAGGTCCTGACAACTCAAGCCTTCCCGAGGGAACATCCCAAGCCCTTGGCAGCTCCCCATCTTACGTGCAGTCAAATATGAATCCTGGAACCTGGAAGCAGCGAGGAAGTGGAGGGATATCTTCGAATTTGGCAGTGCAGTCAACAGAGTTGGCTCATGACAATGCAGACTCAGGCATGCCTGATCCTGGAGATTGGGATCCTAATTATAG TGATGAACTACTTCTGCAAGATGATGGTGCAGATGAAAGTTCCTTGACAAATGATTTTTCTAGAAGCATGAGTCTTGGTTCCACGGAACCGTGGGTTGGATTGGGAAGGTTGAACCACGGAACCAGTACAAGCTCTCCAATGATCGTACAGAG ATTTTGTTTGACGTGCTGA
- the LOC130963421 gene encoding dual specificity protein kinase YAK1 homolog isoform X1, with amino-acid sequence MDEARPRNNETAASSSSPSASRLPVSSGWRPSRAVFAPYGPPQGEEATAQRPQRLRVAVTVRKPLVARLTKEIVETYQTCNPKFKYSEDLNPKRFLTSPSIGVLNDGYDNVNSDLILTVNFVLVHVEKNKRYIVKDLLGHGTFGQVAKCWDSDTNSFVAVKIIKNQPAYYQQALVEVTILTTLNKKYDPEDKHHIVRIYDYFVYQRHLCICFELLDTNLYELIKMNHFRGLSLSIVQLFSKQILCGLALLKDAGIIHCDLKPENILLCTSTVKPAEIKIIDFGSACMENRTVYSYIQSRYYRSPEVLLGYQYTTAIDMWSFGCIVAELFLGLPLFPGASEFDLLRRMIEILGGQPPDYVLREAKNTTKFFKCIGSLQSIEISEGSKNGRSVYQALTEEEYEVRELKKPTVGKEYFNHMNLEAIVTNYPYRKNLPKEDIVKESQIRLALIDFLRGLVEFDPAKRWSPFQASKHPFVTGEPFTQPYQPPPETPRVPVVQTVKVDNHPGGGHWFAAGLSPNVPGKNRASIYSNAHFQMMQYPPSNSYGSVGSHGSYNESIGLGSSYGSYGDNSNMFSYYSPVGPSGMNMHNQGGMAMLGNSPDARRRVKYQPGSGLGISPSAGNFTPMPLGASPSQFTPPSSYGQVGSPGHYGPTSPARGTTHGSPLGKTPAVSQFNRRKNWGYSGSPQPQETVFSSHWQGQGPDNSSLPEGTSQALGSSPSYVQSNMNPGTWKQRGSGGISSNLAVQSTELAHDNADSGMPDPGDWDPNYSDELLLQDDGADESSLTNDFSRSMSLGSTEPWVGLGRLNHGTSTSSPMIVQRIPASGQAFSGEMGSSPMHHDLQYMSKPFHYIPHVLQNSPSRFGHQPTQRFPHGRPPQSGDWNQLKVAPPPPSFGSVGQRSPRNSSFSNNMTWGRRMNPPVSSMPPTSRARKDYARID; translated from the exons ATGGATGAGGCTAGGCCTCGGAATAATGAAACTGCTGCATCATCATCATCGCCTTCAGCTTCGCGGTTGCCGGTGTCTTCCGGATGGCGTCCGAGCCGGGCTGTGTTTGCTCCTTATGGGCCACCACAGGGTGAAGAAGCCACAGCTCAAAGGCCACAGAGATTGAGAGTGGCAGTGACAGTGAGGAAGCCT TTGGTGGCAAGATTGACCAAGGAAATAGTTGAAACATATCAAACATGCAATCCAAAGTTTAAATATTCTGAAGATCTAAATCCAAAAAGATTTTTGACCAGTCCATCAATTGGAGTGCTTAATGATGGCTATGATAATGTAAACTCGGATCTTATTCTGACAGTGAATTTTGTCTTGGTCCATgtagagaaaaataaaag ATATATTGTCAAAGATCTTCTTGGCCATGGGACATTTGGTCAAGTGGCGAAGTGCTGGGATTCAGATACCAACAGTTTTGTTGCTGTGAAGATCATTAAAAATCAACCTGCATACTATCAACAGGCACTGGTTGAAGTAACTATATTAACGACG TTAAATAAGAAGTATGATCCTGAGGATAAGCATCATATTGTTCGTATATATGATTATTTTGTGTATCAACGGCATTTGTGCATATGCTTTGAACTACTGGACACAAACTT GTATGAGCTTATCAAGATGAATCATTTTAGAGGATTATCACTTAGCATTGTTCAGCTATTCTCTAAGCAG attttatgtGGACTGGCTCTATTAAAGGATGCTGGCATTATTCATTGTGATCTGAAGCCAGAAAACATTCTTTTATGTACAAG CACTGTGAAGCCAGCAGAAATCAAAATTATTGACTTTGGATCAGCATGCATGGAAAACCGCACTGTTTACTCCTATATTCAG AGTCGATATTACAGATCCCCTGAGGTTCTTCTTGGATATCA GTACACAACAGCTATTGATATGTGGTCCTTTGGGTGCATAGTGGCTGAATTGTTTCTTGGATTACCATTATTTCCCGGGGCTTCAGAATTTGATCTTTTGAGGCGGATGATTGAAATACTTGG AGGACAGCCACCTGATTATGTATTGAGGGAGGCAAAAAACACAACTAAATTCTTCAAGTGTATTGGAAGTCTCCAGAGCATAGAGATTAGTGAGGGTTCCAAAAATGGAAGAAGTGTTTATCAAGCATTGACGGAGGAAGAGTATGAAGTT AGAGAATTGAAGAAGCCAACCGTTGGAAAGGAGTATTTTAATCATATGAACCTTGAAGCAATTGTTACAAACTATCCCTATAGGAAAAACCTGCCCAAGGAAGATATTGTCAAAG AAAGTCAAATAAGATTGGCTCTTATTGATTTTTTGAGAGGACTTGTTGAGTTCGATCCTGCGAAACGATGGTCACCTTTCCAG GCCTCAAAACACCCTTTTGTAACTGGAGAGCCTTTTACACAACCTTATCAGCCTCCCCCAGAGACTCCTCGTGTG cCGGTTGTTCAAACTGTCAAGGTGGATAATCATCCAGGTGGAGGGCACTGGTTTGCTGCTGGCCTATCACCTAAT GTTCCAGGAAAAAATAGAGCTTCGATCTATAGCAACGCACATTTTCAGATGATGCAGTATCCTCCTTCTAATAGTTATGGTAGCGTAGGAAGCCATGGGAGCTATAATGAGAGCATTGGGCTTGGTAGCAGCTATGGAAGTTATGGAGACAATAGTAACATGTTTTCTTACTATTCACCGGTTGGTCCATCTGGTATGAACATGCATAACCAAGGTGGTATGGCAATGCTTGGAAATAGTCCTGATGCTCGGAGGAGAGTTAAGTATCAACCCGGGAGTGGGCTCGGTATAAGCCCTTCAGCAGGAAATTTTACCCCCATGCCTCTTGGTGCCAGCCCCTCTCAGTTCACTCCACCTAGTTCCTATGGTCAAGTTGGTTCTCCCGGACACTATGGACCTACATCTCCAGCGAGAGGAACCACTCATGGATCACCTTTGGGGAAGACACCTGCAGTTAGCCAATTTAATCGACGGAAAAACTGGGGATATTCGGGAAGTCCTCAACCTCAAGAAACAGTATTTTCTTCACATTGGCAAGGACAAGGTCCTGACAACTCAAGCCTTCCCGAGGGAACATCCCAAGCCCTTGGCAGCTCCCCATCTTACGTGCAGTCAAATATGAATCCTGGAACCTGGAAGCAGCGAGGAAGTGGAGGGATATCTTCGAATTTGGCAGTGCAGTCAACAGAGTTGGCTCATGACAATGCAGACTCAGGCATGCCTGATCCTGGAGATTGGGATCCTAATTATAG TGATGAACTACTTCTGCAAGATGATGGTGCAGATGAAAGTTCCTTGACAAATGATTTTTCTAGAAGCATGAGTCTTGGTTCCACGGAACCGTGGGTTGGATTGGGAAGGTTGAACCACGGAACCAGTACAAGCTCTCCAATGATCGTACAGAG AATACCCGCATCAGGTCAAGCATTTTCTGGTGAGATGGGTAGCTCTCCAATGCATCATGATCTTCAATATATGTCAAAGCCTTTTCATTATATACCTcatgttttacaaaattctccAAGCCGATTCGGTCACCAACCTACTCAAAGGTTTCCACATGGTAGACCTCCCCAGAGTGGCGACTGGAATCAGCTTAAGGTTGCACCTCCTCCTCCTAGTTTCGGTAGTGTAGGCCAACGCTCTCCCAGGAATAGCTCATTCTCCAACAACATGACATGGG GTCGAAGAATGAATCCTCCGGTTTCAAGCATGCCGCCAACATCTCGCGCAAGAAAAGATTATGCAAGGATTGACTAA